A DNA window from Hoplias malabaricus isolate fHopMal1 chromosome 5, fHopMal1.hap1, whole genome shotgun sequence contains the following coding sequences:
- the LOC136696440 gene encoding putative per-hexamer repeat protein 5 has translation MGTAEAIVAGTEVAKITTFVGTGAAGDADITGTGAAEGATLITGVEAAGVTVAGAEAAGATVAGMAEAIVAGTEVADIATFVGTGAAGDASITGTGAAEGATLITGTESAEATVTGAEAAGATVAGAAEATVAGAAEATVAGAAEATVAGAAEATVAGAEVAEIATFMGTRVAGDAAITGTGAAEGAGVITGTESAEATVTGTEVAKIATFMGTGEAEVTTITGTGVPEPEQNGVCLIAHRANEVLATSIF, from the coding sequence ATGGGAACGGCCGAAGCCATAGTTGCAGGAACAGAAGTGGCCAAGATCACCACCTTCGtgggaacaggagcggcggggGACGCTGACATCACAGGAACTGGAGCAGCTGAGGGAGCCACCCTCATCACAGGAGTAGAAGCGGCCGGGGTCACAGTCGCGGgagcagaagcggccggggccacagtcgcGGGAATGGCCGAAGCCATAGTTGCAGGAACAGAAGTGGCCGATATCGCCACCTTTGTgggaacaggagcggcaggGGACGCTTCCATCACAGGAACTGGAGCAGCTGAGGGAGCCACCCTCATCACAGGAACAGAATCggccgaagccacagtcacgggagcggaagcggccggggccacagtcgcGGGAGCAGCCGAAGCCACAGTCGCGGGAGCAGCCGAAGCCACAGTCGCGGGAGCAGCCGAAGCCACAGTCGCGGGAGCAGCCGAAGCCACAGTCGCGGGAGCAGAAGTGGCAGAGATCGCCACCTTCATGGGAACAAGAGTGGCGGGGGACGCTGCCATCACAGGAACTGGAGCAGCTGAGGGAGCAGGCGTCATCACAGGAACAGAATCggccgaagccacagtcacaggaacagaagtggcCAAGATCGCCACCTTCATGGGAACAGGAGAGGCGGAGGTCACCACCATCACGGGAACAGGAGTGCCAGAACCCGAACAGAACGGAGTGTGCCTAATCGCACACCGAGCAAACGAAGTCCTCGCTACGTCCATCTTTTGA
- the LOC136697608 gene encoding GTPase IMAP family member 9-like yields MLVINKNETKKQHCTKAERRSSLDTVLEMAEKTDLVSTVHRDAADTISMDEPIRLSEEVRIVLVGKTGVGKSSTGNTILGKKALKVSSSAQSVTKECEKVRGEVNGVKVSVVDTPGLFDTGLTQEAVINRLVECISLSCPGPHVFLLVLRVGRFSDEEKKTVETVQRIFGDEASKYTIVLFTWGDMLTDQSIEEFVETAGPDLKEVLEKCSGRYVVFNNKNKGDRTQVSSLMDKIRQIKEASENESGFYTNDMYQSVERAIQEREEELRKEIQERQEELRSVMDDNIKRAVQENVEVLRKQMDELVVSKNKEIDKLRSQLRDKLVIDVKKNKFASIKKVTEQCTQQ; encoded by the exons ATGCTGGTAATAAACAAAAACGAAACCAAAAAGCAACACTGTACAAAAGCAGAAAGAAGAAGCAGTCTGGACACCGTCCTCGAAATGGCTGAAAAAACAGATCTGG tgtcCACTGTTCATAGAGATGCAGCAGATACCATCAGCATGGATGAACCTATTAGAT TGTCTGAAGAAGTGAGGATTGTGCTGGTGGGGAAGACTGGTGTGGGGAAGAGCTCCACTGGAAACACCATCCTGGGGAAGAAGGCCTTGAAAGTGTCTTCTTCTGCTCAGTCAGTGACTAAGGAATGTGAAAAGGTCAGAGGGGAGGTGAATGGTGTGAAAGTGTCTGTGGTGGACACTCCAGGTTTGTTTGATACAGGGCTGACACAAGAAGCAGTCATTAACCGACTGGTGGAGTGTATCTCTCTTTCCTGCCCCGGACCGCACGTCTTCCTCCTGGTGCTCAGAGTGGGGCGCTTTAGTGATGAGGAAAAAAAGACTGTGGAGACAGTGCAGCGGATTTTTGGTGATGAGGCATCAAAATACACCATCGTTCTCTTCACTTGGGGAGACATGCTGACAGACCAGAGCATAGAGGAGTTTGTGGAAACTGCAGGACCAGACCTGAAGGAAGTGTTGGAAAAGTGCAGTGGGCGCTATGTCGTCTTCAACAACAAGAACAAGGGAGACCGGACTCAGGTCTCCAGCCTCATGGATAAGATCCGTCAGATCAAGGAAGCGTCAGAAAATGAATCTGGCTTCTACACCAACGACATGTACCAAAGTGTGGAACGAGCGAttcaggagagagaggaggagctCAGGAAGGAGATTCAGGAGAGACAGGAGgagctgaggagtgtgatggaTGATAATATAAAAAGAGCAGTTCAGGAGAATGTGGAAGTGCTGAGAAAACAAATGGATGAATTGGTTGTGTCTAAAAACAAGGAAATAGACAAGCTGCGATCACAGCTCCGAGACAAATTAGTGATCGATGTTAAGAAGAATAAATTCGCTTCAATCAAAAAGGTCACAGAGCAGTGTACACAACAGTGA